The segment CTGCCCTGACCTTCAACCAGAAGGACAGTTTGCAGCAGGATTGGGTAGCGGCATATGTGGGTGGACAGGTTGCCACCCAGACCCATTGGCTGCCATCGACGCAGGGGTTTGTGGAGGCGTGCCTTCTGGGCATGGGTTGGGGCCTCAATCCGGTGCATCTGGTCGAGGATCATCTGCGGGCCGGCCGGCTTGTCGAGCTTGTTGCCGGCGCGGTGATGGATGTTCCGCTCTACTGGCAGGTCAGCCGCTGGGCGGCCAAGCAGTTTCCCGATCTCAGCCGGGATGTCGTGGCAGCCGGACGACGCATGCTGCAGCGCGATAGCAACGAAAAGGATCAATAGTTTCTTCGGCTTTATCAGTCTCTTACGGATTAGATGGCTAGGTTGGCAGCCTATGCTGGGGCGCTGCGTGTGAAGGTCTGAGGTCTTTACGCCGTTACGGCAGGCGGAAACGCGGATGCGTTTCGCGGGGACTGGACTTGCCGGCAGGACGACCGACCAGATGACGACTGTTTTTACCACGCTGTTTTTCGAGCACGACCTCTGGCTCGTGGGGCTCGCGGCCCTGGTCTGCGCGGTTTCATCCTTTGCCGGCATCGCCTTGATGGATCGCGCCCGCAACATGGACGGGTCACGTCGTGGCGTATGGATCGGCGTCGCGGCACTGTCGGTCGGCTTTGGCATCTGGTCGACCCACTTTATTGCCATGCTGGCCTATCGGCCCGATTTTGCCATCGGCTATGAACCGATCGGAACGCTTGCCTCGCTGCTGATCGCCATTGCGGCGAGTGGGGTCGGATTTGCCATGGCGGCCTATGGCAATCGTGGCAGCGACAGCCTGCTGGGCGGCATTGTCGTTGGTATCGGCATCACGGCGATGCACTACACCGGGATGAGCGCCATCCAGGTGGGTGGCACGGTGGGGTGGAATATCGGGTTGGTGAACCTGTCGCTGCTGTTTGCGGCAGGCCTGGGCGCGGCGGCAGTAATGCTGGGCGCGACCAATTCCGCCTGGCGGACGAGGCTTGTGGCGTCCGGACTGCTGACGCTGGCAATCGTCTCGATGCACTTTACCGCCATGGGGGCGGTCGATCTCAGCAATTGTTTCGCCATTACTTCCTTGAGCGACCTGCATACCGGTTGGGTCGCGGGCGGTGTGGCGTTGGGTAGCGCGGTCATTCTTGGGTCGGCGCTGCTGGCGCTGTTGCTGGATAGCAAGGACAAATTGCGACGAGCGCTGGAATCGCAACGGCTGCACAGTCTGGCCGACGCGGCGGTGGAGGGGCTGGTGATCATTCGTGATGGTCAGGTGGTCGGCGCCAATTCGAGCTTTTCCCGGATGGTCGGCATTGAGCGCGAGGCTCTGCTTGGTGCTCCGGTCGATCAGTTCTTTGCCTGCGATGCCCTGACCGAAGCGCGCAACGGGCCGGGGCAGTTCTGCCAGACCACGCTCAATGCTGCCGATGGCGAGACCATTGCCGTTGAACTGGTCAGCCAGCAGGCCGATTTGCTGCATGGTCTGACAGAAGTGCTCGCCATTCGCGATATTCGCGAACGGCTGGCGCATGAGGTGGAGAATGAGCGGGCCCGGGCGGCGACACGCGAGAGCGAAAAGCGCTTTGGCATGCTGGTGCAGTCGGTAACAGACTATGCCATCTACATGCTCGATCCGGATGGGTTGGTGGCGAGCTGGAATGCCGGTGCGCGCCGCAACAAGGGCTATGCAGCCCATGAAATCATCGGGCAGCCGTTTGCACTGTTCTATAGTATCGAGGACCGGCGCGCGGGCCTGCCGGAGCAGGCCCTGGGAGAAGCGCGCGAGACGGGTAAGTTCCAGACCGAAGGCTGGCGCTATCGCAAGGATGGGTCGAGCTTCTGGGCGCAGGTGTCGCTCGAGGCGATCCGCGGTGATGCCGAGGAACTGGTGGGTTTCGTCAAGATCACCCGCGACATCACACGCCAGCATGAGGATGCGGAGCGGATTGCTGCCGCAACCCGCAATCTCGAGGCGTCTCTGGCCAATATGAGCCAGGGGCTGGCGCTGTTTGATGCCAATGAGCGGATCGTGGTGGCCAATGGGCAGCTCAAGGAAATCCTCGACATTCCCGAGCAAGTCTCGGTGCATGGCTTCGGTCTGCATGACCTGGCCAAATTCCTGACCGAGGACGGCAATGTCGAACCGGCGGCGCTGGACGAGATTTACGACCTGCACAAACGGCTGGTCGCGGGCGAGCAGAATGGCGAGATCGTCCAGGAATTCCCGGGCGGGAAGTCTATCCGCATCGTGCATCGTCCGGCAGGCGATGGTGGCTGGGTCTCGACCTTCGAAGATATTTCGGAACGCAAGCAATCCGAGCGGCAGATCCACTATATGGCCCATCACGATGGGCTGACCGGATTGCCCAATCGCAGCAGTTTCACCAATCATCTTTCGGGTGCTTTGGAGCGGGCGGGGCAGGTGCAGCGCGTGGCCGTGCTCGGCATCGACCTTGACCGGTTCAAGGAGGTCAACGACCAGATGGGGCATCGGGCCGGCGACATGGTGCTCAAGGATTATGCCGGTCGCATCACCGAGGCCTTGCAGGACGGCGAGTTCATGGCGCGGTTCGGTGGCGATGAGTTCGCGGCCTTTAAGGTGTTCCGCACCGATGCGGAGCTGTTCGGGCTGATCGAGCGGCTGGAAGAGGCGGTGGAGCAACGCTTCATCATCGACCGGAGCGAAGTTTCCATCGGCGCCAGCATCGGCGTGGCGGTTTTCCCCGATGACGGGCGCACGGCAGAGAAGCTGATCAGCAATGCCGATATGGCCATGTACCGTGCCAAGCGCAACCTGACCGAGCGCGTGTGCTTTTATGAATCGGACATGGACGAAGCAGCGCGCGATCGGCGCTTGTTGGCCCGCGACCTTTGGGACGCCATCGACAAGGGGCAGCTGCAGCTCAAGTTCCAGGTGCAGAAGTCGGTACAGAGCGGCGAGATCACCGGCTATGAGGCGCTGTTGCGCTGGCATCACCCCGAGCGCGGGCTGGTACCGCCGACTGACTTCATCCCGATTGCCGAGGAATGTGGTGCCATACTGCCGATCGGCGAATGGGTGCTGCAGCAGGCCTGTATTGAGGCGACGCATTGGGACGCCGGCATCAAGTTGGCGGTCAATATTTCGCCCGTGCAATTGGGCAGCGCCAATCTGGTCGAAGTGGTCAAGCTCGCGCTGGTCGAGACCGGGCTGGAGCCTGGCCGGCTGGAGCTCGAAGTGACCGAGAGCGCGATCATCGGCGATAAGGTGCGGGCGCTGCACATGCTGGGACAGATCAAGGATCTGGGCGTGACGATCGCCATCGACGATTTTGGGACGGGTTATTCGTCGCTGGAAACGCTGAGGGCCTTCCCGTTCGACAAGATCAAGCTCGATCGCAGCTTCATGTCGGAAGTGGAGACGAGCAAGCAGGCCAAGGCGGTGGTGCGGGCCATTCTCGAACTGGGCCGTGGCCTTGAAGTGCCTGTGCTGGCCGAGGGGGTCGAAACCAGCGAGCAGCTTTCGTTCCTGCTGGAGGAAGGGTGCGACGAGGCGCAAGGCTATTATCTCGGGCGACCGGAAGCGATGGAACGGGAACAGCGCATCGCTGTATAGGCGCTAGTGTTGCCAGACAACGAGACCGGCGGCCGTGGCCATCATGGCGCCGGCGGTCTTGTTGAGGCGGCCCAGGGCGCGCTCGCTCTTGAACATTTCGCGGGCGGCCGAGGCCAGCCAGGCATAGCCCGAGGCAATGATCAGTAGGACCACGCTGACGATGACGGTCAGCTCGGCAAAGGCGACCGGGTTCATCTGGTCGAGCGGGATTACTGTAGGCAGGATGGCCAGGTAGAAGACGATGGTCTTGGGATTGCCCATGGTCAGCGAAAAGCCGGCGAGGAAGGTCTTCCAGGCGCTTTCGTTTTTCGGCTTCATCTGTTCGGCGCCGGGGCGGGCCGTCCAGAATTTCCAGGCGATGTAGAGAAGATAAGCGGCACCGGCCCAACGGATCACCACGAATACCGGGCCGAAAAGCGTAGCGATGGCGGCCAAGCCAAAGACTGCGAAGACGAAATAGACCAGGTCACCGGCGAGAATGCCAAGCACCATGGGGAATGCCCCCTTGAAGCCCCCGCCCAGCGCGCGGGCGACGACGGCTGCGACGCCAGGGCCGGGCACGAGAACGGCGATCGCATAGGCAATGGTGAAGGTGGTCAGGGTGAAGATATCCATGACGCTGGCTCCGATCCGGGTGGGTGATGTGTTCCACAGCCGCGCGCCAGGGGCAAGACGTGCCGAAGCGCCGCCTGTCGCGGTTTTCGAGGCGTTTCGCCTTCGACCTGTTTTCGCCCTTTCAAAGGGCGGATCCCGAGACGGCCTTCGCCTCTTGAGATTTATTTATTGAGACGAACCACCGTCTCGGGACGTCCGGTTTTATGCACCGCGTCGGGCGGTCGATCCATCGCTCGCAGATCAACAGGCCCAAGCGTATACCCGTGCGGATGGCATATCCGCACGCCCGGCCCATTCCCGCCACTGTCGCCTGCAGGCCGCCCGTGCGGGATGGATGGGTGGAGTATGAGGGCGGTAGGAGGGGCGGGGATAAGTTTTTGGGGTTTTGGCAGGTAAGAGATTGAGAGCACTCAGATAAATCTCTCGTTGGGCGAAATGACCAGGAACCCGGATGCCCATCCTCTCCCGTTCACAGGAGAGGATGGGCATCGCGTGTGCGGAGGTCTTACGGCAGTCTCGCCAGTCGTTCGGTCAGCAACTGGTAGAAGCCGTCGGCATTGCCGTTGCGGAGGTAGGTGACATTACGGACGCGGCCGGTGACGTGCCAGTAGTCGGTGACGGTCATGCCCATGGTGAGTTCGCTGTCGACCTCGATCGTCACGTTGCAGTGGCGGCCCTCGAAAAGGTCTGGCTGGAGCAGCCAGGCGATGACGGTGGGATCGTGCAGTGGGGCGCCGGTCCAGCCGTATTTCTGCAGGTCGAAGCCCTCCGAGAAGGTCAGCATTTCGTAGACAGCCTGACCGGCCTTGTTGCCGATGGCCTTGATGGCCGACAGGCGCTCTGGGGTCGACTGGATCTGGTGAGTGACGTCCAGCGGCAGCATGGTGATCGGAGCGCCGGAGCGCAGGACCACGTCGGCGGCTTCGGGATCGACATAGATGTTGAATTCGGCGGCGGGGGTGATGTTGCCGACCTCGAAATAGGCGCCGCCCATCATCACGATCTCGGCGATACGCCCGGCAATGGCGGGCTGCTTGATCAGGGCCATGGCGATATTGGTCAGCGGACCAAGGGTGCAGAGGGTGACCGTGCCCGGTTCATGGGCCATGAGCGTATCGATGATGTAGTCGACGCCGTGCTGGCCCTGCAGCGGAATGGTGGGGTCTGGCAGGTGAGGGCCGTTCATGCCGGTTTCGCCATGGACGTGTTCGGCGGTGACAAGCTGGCGGCGGATGGGACGGGCACAGCCGGCATAGACGGGCACGTCCAGCTTGCCGGCGAGTTCGACGACCTTGCGGGCGTTGTTGGCATTGTGGTGCAGGCCGACATTGCCGGCGACGGCGACAATGCCCAGGACGTCGAGTTCTGCGGGGGAGGCGAGGGCCAATAGGATAGCGACGGCATCGTCCTGGCCAGGATCGGTGTCAATGATGATCTTGCGAGACATAAGGGGCCTTAAGTGAGAATCCGGATGGGATTCTAACGGGTCGTCCGGGGTGGGTCGATGGGCTCGCGACAGTGCCGTCAACGGAACGTTTACCCAAGGGCCACGTTACCGGAGCGCGAGGGGCTTCAGACACGGAAACATCATGGCACGCGCTCTCAGCAAGCGGTCGGCGACAGAAGACATGAGCGAAAGCCAATTCGAACGCGTGCTGGGCAATGCTGCCCGGATCGCGCTGGTTTTCGTTGGATTTCTGGCACTGCTGTTCGCCCTCAAGGAGGGCCAGGTCTTTCTCGCGCCGGTGACGTTGGCCATCGTCATTGGGCTAATGTTTGGTCCCGTTGCCGATCGCGTCGAACGGTTTGGGATTCCGCCCGCTTTATCGGCGGGCGTTGTCGTGCTGATGCTGATCGGACTGATCGCGGCTGCGCTGACGCTGTTCGCCGTGCCGCTTTCCGAATGGGTGGGCAGGGCGCCAGCAATCTGGGAAAAGCTGCAGTTGCAATTGGCAAATCTGCAGGGACCACTTGAGGCGGTTACTGCGTTCCAGTCGCAGCTCTCCTCCATTCTGGGCAGTGATAGTGCCATGGCCGTTACCGTGGAAGATGGCGGGCAGGTGATCGGGGTGGCCATGCTGGCGCCGGCGATCATGGCGCAGGCGCTGATCTTTCTGGCCAGCCTCTATTTTTTCCTCGCGACGCGCGACCATATCCGGATTTCGGTGCTGTCGCTTTGCGTCAGCCGGCGGATGCGCTGGCGCACGGCGCATGTGTTCCGCGACGTCGAGGCCAAGGTGTCGCGCTTCCTCCTCTCGATCACCTTCATCAATGTTTGCGTGGGTTGTGCGGTGTCGCTGGCCATGTGGGCCATCGGCATGCCGTCGCCAATCCTGTGGGGCGCGTTGGCGGCGGTGCTCAACTATATCCCCTATGTGGGGCAGGCGGTGATGGGACTGACGCTGCTAGCGGTGGGCCTTGGCACGCAGACGGGGCTGGAGAATATCCTGTTACCGGTTGCCTGCTATGTGGCGATCAATTTCATCGAAGGGCAGATCGTGACGCCGCATTTCATCGGCCGCACGATGACACTGAACCCGTTCATCATCTTCCTGTCGATCACCTTCTGGCTGTGGGCCTGGGGGCCGGTGGGTGGTCTGGTGGCCGTGCCGACGCTTCTCATCGCGACCTCGATCATGGCGCATGCCTTGCCCAGCAAGCCGATGATGCCCAAGCGCCCGGTGCGGCGGACGGCGAATATGAGCGATCGGGAAATGCTGCTGGCCAATACGGCGCGGGCGATCCGGGAGCAGGCGGAATTGCAAAAAGAGCCGAATGAAAAGCGAAAAGAGGAAAGACTTCAGCCTCCCGAGGGGACGGCGCCGAGTGGGGTGGAGCCCGTCGCGTAGGGCTGAGTTATCGCGCTGACTTGCTGCACACTCGATGTCACCCCGGCCCTGAGCCGGGGTCCATCTTGAGATGAAGCCACAGCCGCAAGGTGGTGGTGATTGGCATTTCCACCTTGCGGCGGAACAACGATCTCGGGATGGGTCCCGGCTCAAGGCCGGGATGACATCGAGGGTGTGGGGCGGTTCGCGACGAAATGCTCGTCTCTCTGCCAAGCAGTTCTGCACACACCAGACATCCGCAGAGACAGGCTTGACGGTTCTGCGCTGGAACGAAAGAGTCCGGGCCTGATTTGTGGTGGGGTTTTTCGTGGCGGGCGACGTTGTTGGACATGCGGCGGAAGCCGCGGCGCATGGTGTGGACCTGGTGCCGATCGTAGCGCTGCTGGGTGCGGCCGTCATTGGCGTTCCGCTGTTCAAGCGGCTGGGGTTGGGGTCCGTGCTGGGCTATCTGGCCGCGGGGCTGCTGCTGGGACCATCGGGCATTGCGCTGATCACCGATCCGGAATCGGTCTTGACCATTGCCGAGCTTGGCGTGGTGATGTTCCTGTTCATCGTCGGCCTCGAAAT is part of the uncultured Devosia sp. genome and harbors:
- a CDS encoding EAL domain-containing protein, producing MTTVFTTLFFEHDLWLVGLAALVCAVSSFAGIALMDRARNMDGSRRGVWIGVAALSVGFGIWSTHFIAMLAYRPDFAIGYEPIGTLASLLIAIAASGVGFAMAAYGNRGSDSLLGGIVVGIGITAMHYTGMSAIQVGGTVGWNIGLVNLSLLFAAGLGAAAVMLGATNSAWRTRLVASGLLTLAIVSMHFTAMGAVDLSNCFAITSLSDLHTGWVAGGVALGSAVILGSALLALLLDSKDKLRRALESQRLHSLADAAVEGLVIIRDGQVVGANSSFSRMVGIEREALLGAPVDQFFACDALTEARNGPGQFCQTTLNAADGETIAVELVSQQADLLHGLTEVLAIRDIRERLAHEVENERARAATRESEKRFGMLVQSVTDYAIYMLDPDGLVASWNAGARRNKGYAAHEIIGQPFALFYSIEDRRAGLPEQALGEARETGKFQTEGWRYRKDGSSFWAQVSLEAIRGDAEELVGFVKITRDITRQHEDAERIAAATRNLEASLANMSQGLALFDANERIVVANGQLKEILDIPEQVSVHGFGLHDLAKFLTEDGNVEPAALDEIYDLHKRLVAGEQNGEIVQEFPGGKSIRIVHRPAGDGGWVSTFEDISERKQSERQIHYMAHHDGLTGLPNRSSFTNHLSGALERAGQVQRVAVLGIDLDRFKEVNDQMGHRAGDMVLKDYAGRITEALQDGEFMARFGGDEFAAFKVFRTDAELFGLIERLEEAVEQRFIIDRSEVSIGASIGVAVFPDDGRTAEKLISNADMAMYRAKRNLTERVCFYESDMDEAARDRRLLARDLWDAIDKGQLQLKFQVQKSVQSGEITGYEALLRWHHPERGLVPPTDFIPIAEECGAILPIGEWVLQQACIEATHWDAGIKLAVNISPVQLGSANLVEVVKLALVETGLEPGRLELEVTESAIIGDKVRALHMLGQIKDLGVTIAIDDFGTGYSSLETLRAFPFDKIKLDRSFMSEVETSKQAKAVVRAILELGRGLEVPVLAEGVETSEQLSFLLEEGCDEAQGYYLGRPEAMEREQRIAV
- a CDS encoding LysE family translocator, translated to MDIFTLTTFTIAYAIAVLVPGPGVAAVVARALGGGFKGAFPMVLGILAGDLVYFVFAVFGLAAIATLFGPVFVVIRWAGAAYLLYIAWKFWTARPGAEQMKPKNESAWKTFLAGFSLTMGNPKTIVFYLAILPTVIPLDQMNPVAFAELTVIVSVVLLIIASGYAWLASAAREMFKSERALGRLNKTAGAMMATAAGLVVWQH
- a CDS encoding nucleoside hydrolase; its protein translation is MSRKIIIDTDPGQDDAVAILLALASPAELDVLGIVAVAGNVGLHHNANNARKVVELAGKLDVPVYAGCARPIRRQLVTAEHVHGETGMNGPHLPDPTIPLQGQHGVDYIIDTLMAHEPGTVTLCTLGPLTNIAMALIKQPAIAGRIAEIVMMGGAYFEVGNITPAAEFNIYVDPEAADVVLRSGAPITMLPLDVTHQIQSTPERLSAIKAIGNKAGQAVYEMLTFSEGFDLQKYGWTGAPLHDPTVIAWLLQPDLFEGRHCNVTIEVDSELTMGMTVTDYWHVTGRVRNVTYLRNGNADGFYQLLTERLARLP
- a CDS encoding AI-2E family transporter is translated as MARALSKRSATEDMSESQFERVLGNAARIALVFVGFLALLFALKEGQVFLAPVTLAIVIGLMFGPVADRVERFGIPPALSAGVVVLMLIGLIAAALTLFAVPLSEWVGRAPAIWEKLQLQLANLQGPLEAVTAFQSQLSSILGSDSAMAVTVEDGGQVIGVAMLAPAIMAQALIFLASLYFFLATRDHIRISVLSLCVSRRMRWRTAHVFRDVEAKVSRFLLSITFINVCVGCAVSLAMWAIGMPSPILWGALAAVLNYIPYVGQAVMGLTLLAVGLGTQTGLENILLPVACYVAINFIEGQIVTPHFIGRTMTLNPFIIFLSITFWLWAWGPVGGLVAVPTLLIATSIMAHALPSKPMMPKRPVRRTANMSDREMLLANTARAIREQAELQKEPNEKRKEERLQPPEGTAPSGVEPVA